A single window of Syntrophotalea acetylenica DNA harbors:
- a CDS encoding YbbR-like domain-containing protein has translation MLKILTENWALKVLSLVFALILWFFVMGERKLERSYAVPLEITNVPKGMMVANEVPSEVEVRINGPRTLLMNLRAEDMRITVDLKDLPAGLTSYKRLEERLDIPAPLKVTRLTPSYVDILVDRIRSKQVPVKPVLAGRPAAGFEVRKVAAVPESLVVEGAESELDSLQRVETAPFSIEGATGNLAGRVPLRYGRKFSWIKDPGDVEIKVMIGRRSGN, from the coding sequence ATGCTTAAAATACTGACGGAAAACTGGGCATTGAAGGTGCTGTCACTGGTTTTTGCGCTGATCCTGTGGTTTTTTGTCATGGGCGAGCGCAAGCTGGAGCGGTCCTATGCCGTGCCGTTGGAGATCACGAATGTTCCCAAGGGGATGATGGTCGCCAACGAGGTGCCTTCCGAAGTGGAGGTACGCATCAACGGGCCCCGTACTCTGCTGATGAATCTGCGTGCGGAAGACATGCGCATTACTGTGGATCTCAAGGATCTCCCTGCCGGGCTGACTTCCTACAAACGCCTGGAGGAACGTCTCGATATTCCCGCGCCTCTCAAGGTGACGCGGCTTACCCCATCCTATGTCGACATTCTCGTGGATCGGATCCGAAGCAAACAGGTGCCGGTCAAACCGGTTCTTGCCGGACGTCCGGCTGCCGGCTTTGAGGTGCGGAAGGTGGCTGCCGTGCCCGAATCGCTGGTGGTTGAAGGGGCCGAAAGCGAACTGGATTCACTGCAGCGTGTGGAAACAGCGCCATTCAGCATTGAAGGCGCAACCGGCAATCTGGCCGGCAGGGTTCCCCTGAGGTACGGCAGGAAATTCAGCTGGATCAAAGACCCCGGAGACGTTGAAATCAAAGTTATGATCGGGCGGCGTTCCGGAAATTGA
- a CDS encoding cupin domain-containing protein, which yields MDKHPDSGSLAPATAHSISELVTVQPGAIVSRTLTQTPVGTLTLFAFAANQALSEHSAPFDAFVQVLAGRAEITIDAKTIGAEAGSLIVMPANIPHAVRAATDMKMLLTMFRPQTPA from the coding sequence ATGGACAAACACCCCGACAGCGGATCCCTTGCCCCGGCCACGGCACACTCCATAAGCGAACTGGTGACCGTTCAGCCGGGCGCCATCGTCAGCCGCACCCTGACCCAGACCCCGGTAGGCACTCTGACCCTGTTCGCATTTGCCGCAAACCAGGCATTATCCGAGCACAGCGCTCCGTTCGATGCCTTTGTGCAAGTCCTGGCGGGGCGAGCCGAAATCACCATTGACGCAAAGACGATCGGTGCCGAAGCCGGCAGCCTGATCGTCATGCCCGCCAACATCCCCCATGCGGTGCGCGCCGCCACCGATATGAAAATGCTGCTGACCATGTTCCGTCCGCAGACTCCGGCATAA
- the tilS gene encoding tRNA lysidine(34) synthetase TilS — translation MQSLFNHTLISCIGLQPKDRILVGVSGGVDSVVLLDLLWQAAGKLQLEIRAAHLDHCMRSESCRDAEFVRELCLRLQVPLSLGCIDVPTLAAQRKRGLEEAARDARRDFLLRTARLEGCRFVALGHHRDDQAETFMHRLLRGSSLSGLACMRLRSDPFIRPLLTFSRSDILQYRDSRQLGHVEDLSNADPSFTRNRLRHELLPLLREYNPRIDHHLAALSRRIAVEEDYWEQQVGDAMASLCVAGDDGLWLCCNALELLHPALRLRVLRAALERLRGDLRGIGAPHLEALQNLLHGARPEAEVHLPGAWAARRYDRLWMRTTPPLPRQGFAVAIPGPGVYDFPGGGQLHVTLQADCGGETRWVAEFDAALVRFPLQVRSFRPGDRFYPSGAPGHRKLKDFFIDAKLPREVRQALPLVVADEIIWLPGLRRCQGLRPKPGGSQVLRLAVTGRSGDNQGL, via the coding sequence ATGCAGTCTCTGTTCAATCACACCCTTATAAGTTGTATAGGCCTGCAGCCGAAAGACAGGATACTGGTGGGCGTTTCGGGTGGCGTCGATTCGGTGGTCCTGCTCGATTTGCTGTGGCAGGCGGCGGGGAAGCTGCAACTCGAAATCAGGGCCGCGCATCTCGACCACTGCATGCGTAGCGAGAGTTGCCGCGATGCCGAGTTCGTGCGGGAGCTCTGTCTGCGACTTCAGGTGCCGCTATCGCTTGGTTGCATCGATGTGCCAACGTTGGCGGCGCAGCGCAAGCGGGGTCTGGAAGAAGCGGCCCGGGATGCGCGGCGGGATTTTCTGCTGCGTACAGCCCGTCTTGAGGGGTGCCGTTTTGTCGCGCTGGGCCATCATCGCGATGACCAGGCCGAAACCTTCATGCATCGCCTGCTGCGTGGCAGCAGTCTGTCGGGGCTGGCCTGCATGCGCCTGCGGAGCGATCCTTTTATCCGACCGCTGCTGACATTTTCCAGAAGTGACATCCTGCAGTATCGTGATTCCCGCCAGCTCGGCCACGTTGAAGATTTGAGCAACGCCGATCCGTCTTTTACCCGCAATCGCCTGCGCCATGAATTGCTGCCGCTGCTGCGCGAATACAATCCCCGCATCGATCATCACCTGGCTGCCCTTAGCCGGCGTATCGCCGTTGAGGAAGACTATTGGGAACAGCAGGTTGGTGACGCCATGGCGAGCCTCTGTGTTGCCGGGGACGACGGTTTATGGTTGTGCTGCAACGCGCTGGAACTGCTGCATCCGGCGTTGCGCCTGCGCGTGCTGCGAGCCGCCCTGGAGCGATTGCGCGGGGATCTGCGGGGTATTGGTGCGCCGCATCTGGAGGCTCTGCAGAATTTGCTGCATGGTGCCAGGCCCGAGGCGGAGGTGCACCTTCCCGGGGCGTGGGCGGCGCGGCGTTATGATCGTCTCTGGATGCGAACCACCCCGCCGTTGCCGCGGCAGGGGTTTGCGGTTGCGATTCCGGGGCCGGGGGTTTACGATTTCCCCGGAGGTGGGCAGCTGCACGTAACACTGCAGGCGGACTGTGGCGGAGAAACCCGCTGGGTGGCGGAATTTGATGCGGCTCTGGTGCGGTTTCCGCTGCAGGTGAGATCCTTTCGTCCCGGTGATCGGTTTTATCCCAGCGGCGCGCCGGGGCATCGCAAGTTGAAGGATTTTTTTATCGACGCCAAGCTGCCCCGCGAGGTCCGGCAAGCCTTGCCGCTGGTGGTGGCCGACGAAATTATCTGGCTGCCGGGCTTGCGCCGATGTCAGGGGTTGCGTCCGAAACCCGGGGGCTCACAGGTGTTGCGCCTGGCTGTAACCGGTCGGTCGGGGGACAATCAAGGCTTGTGA
- a CDS encoding NCS2 family permease, translating into MLERFFHLEAHGSCLRNEILAGITTFLAAAYIIFVHPDMLAATGMDKGALTTITCLVAGLATLLMALWANSPIMMAPGMGLNAFFTYTLVLQRQIPWQTALGIVFLSGIFFLILTWLGFRERILRAIPVCLQQATAVGIGLFIAFIGLQNLGLIVGNPATLIGLGSISRGAMLGLFGVLLAILLEIRRVRGALLISILFVTLLAIFSGETRLPETLIALPPSPAPIAFKLDIAGAINLSFWSAIFTFMFMDLFDSLGTLLAVCREAGMVREDGRIPGLPRMLTADALATVGGAVLGTSTTTAYLESASGVSDGGRTGLTGVVTGLLFLLAAFFSPIVSTVPSCATAPALIMVGIFMMRGVAQIDFYDFEEGAPAFLTILFMPLAYSISTGLAFGFLSYVLIKVLLGKWRQCSPFLYGAAVLSLISLYN; encoded by the coding sequence ATGCTGGAGCGTTTTTTTCATCTGGAGGCGCACGGCAGCTGCCTGCGCAATGAAATTCTGGCTGGCATCACTACGTTTCTGGCGGCGGCCTACATCATTTTTGTTCATCCGGACATGCTGGCCGCTACCGGCATGGACAAGGGCGCGTTGACCACCATCACCTGCCTGGTGGCCGGGCTCGCCACCCTGCTCATGGCCCTCTGGGCCAACTCGCCTATCATGATGGCGCCAGGCATGGGTCTCAACGCTTTCTTCACCTATACCCTGGTTCTGCAGCGACAGATCCCCTGGCAGACCGCCCTGGGGATTGTTTTTCTGTCCGGTATCTTTTTCCTCATACTTACCTGGCTGGGATTCCGGGAGCGGATACTCAGGGCCATCCCGGTTTGCCTGCAGCAGGCCACCGCCGTCGGTATCGGCCTGTTCATCGCCTTCATCGGCCTGCAGAACCTCGGCCTGATCGTTGGCAACCCGGCCACCCTGATCGGCCTTGGTTCCATTAGCCGCGGAGCGATGCTGGGGCTCTTTGGCGTCTTGCTCGCCATCCTGCTGGAAATCCGCCGGGTACGTGGAGCGCTGCTGATTTCGATCCTGTTCGTTACGCTCCTGGCAATCTTCAGCGGCGAAACGCGGTTGCCCGAGACCCTGATCGCCCTGCCGCCTTCGCCGGCCCCGATCGCCTTCAAACTGGATATAGCGGGCGCCATTAACCTGTCTTTCTGGTCGGCCATATTCACTTTTATGTTCATGGACCTGTTCGACAGCCTCGGCACCCTGCTGGCCGTCTGCCGGGAAGCGGGCATGGTCAGGGAAGATGGCAGAATCCCGGGCCTGCCACGCATGCTGACCGCCGACGCCCTGGCCACCGTCGGCGGAGCGGTGCTCGGCACCAGTACCACCACCGCTTATCTCGAATCGGCCAGCGGCGTCTCCGACGGCGGGCGCACCGGCCTGACCGGTGTGGTCACCGGTCTCCTGTTCCTTCTGGCCGCCTTCTTTTCCCCTATCGTCAGCACCGTGCCCTCTTGTGCCACCGCCCCGGCACTGATCATGGTCGGCATATTCATGATGCGCGGTGTCGCCCAGATCGACTTCTACGATTTCGAGGAAGGCGCTCCGGCGTTTCTTACCATCCTGTTCATGCCGTTGGCCTATTCTATATCCACCGGACTGGCTTTCGGATTTCTATCCTACGTGCTGATCAAAGTCCTGCTCGGCAAATGGCGTCAATGCAGCCCTTTTTTATACGGCGCAGCGGTGCTTTCCCTGATCAGCCTGTACAATTGA
- the cdaA gene encoding diadenylate cyclase CdaA yields MSGFLDFIQNFRWLLDPLDVIIVAFIIYRIILLIKGTRAVQMLFGLAVILLVYVSSQVAGLYTLHWILDNFLSSIILVIVVLFQNDIRRALIHVGANPFFTDLSFREENEVIAELVKACVNMANRRIGALLVIERETGIKDFLEVGTEIDAKVTSDLITSVFLPYSPLHDGALVLQQGRLTRAGCFLPLSQNPDISKSLGTRHRAAIGLTELVDAVAIVVSEETGKISMVVAGRITRDLDSTSLTRVLKSLLEPRKKK; encoded by the coding sequence ATGAGCGGATTTCTAGATTTTATTCAGAATTTCAGGTGGTTGCTCGATCCGCTCGATGTGATTATCGTCGCTTTTATCATTTACCGCATCATTCTGCTGATCAAGGGAACCCGAGCCGTTCAGATGCTGTTCGGGCTGGCGGTTATTTTGCTGGTGTACGTGAGTTCCCAGGTTGCCGGTCTCTATACGCTGCACTGGATTCTCGACAATTTCCTGTCATCCATCATTCTGGTGATTGTCGTGCTGTTCCAGAACGACATCCGCCGGGCTCTGATTCATGTCGGCGCCAACCCGTTTTTTACCGATCTGTCTTTTCGGGAAGAAAACGAAGTCATTGCCGAACTTGTCAAAGCCTGTGTGAATATGGCCAATCGGCGCATTGGCGCTCTGCTGGTCATCGAGCGGGAGACCGGGATCAAGGATTTTCTGGAAGTCGGGACCGAAATCGACGCCAAGGTGACAAGTGATCTGATCACCTCCGTCTTTTTGCCCTATTCACCGTTGCATGATGGCGCCCTGGTGCTGCAGCAGGGGCGGTTGACGCGGGCCGGGTGTTTTCTCCCCCTGTCGCAGAATCCGGATATCAGCAAATCCCTCGGAACCCGGCATCGGGCGGCCATTGGCCTGACCGAGCTGGTCGACGCCGTAGCCATCGTGGTGTCCGAGGAAACCGGGAAAATTTCCATGGTTGTCGCCGGGCGGATTACCCGTGATCTCGATTCCACCTCTTTGACCAGGGTGCTCAAATCCCTTCTTGAACCCCGGAAGAAAAAGTGA
- the ftsH gene encoding ATP-dependent zinc metalloprotease FtsH gives MNPIFKNLALWLVISLVMITLFNLMTTSKDEPKAISYTAFLDAVEDGTVKEVVLEGPNIEGKDQEGNAFRTFAPDDPRLVQVLRDKGVTIQAKPEEDRGFWMSLLFYWGPIILFIGVWIFFIRQMQSSGGKAMSFGKSRARLLTESGNQVTFKDVAGIDEAKDELQEIVAFLKDPKKFSRLGGRIPKGVLLVGPPGTGKTLLGRAIAGEAGVPFFSISGSDFVEMFVGVGASRVRDLFLQGKKNAPCIIFIDEIDAVGRHRGAGLGGGHDEREQTLNQLLVEMDGFESNEGVILIAATNRPDVLDPALLRPGRFDRQVVVPRPDIKGRAMILDVHARKVPLGSDVNLDVVAKSTPGFSGADLANLINEAALLAARQNKDKVDMQDLEAAKDKVLMGAERRSLVITEKEKRVTAYHEAGHAIVPLFLPEADPVHKVSIIPRGRALGVTMFLPEEEKYNQSRIGLETAICGLLAGRVAEELMFDEVTSGASNDIERATHIARKMVCEWGMSAKIGPLAFGEKEGEVFLGRDLGHARNYSEATAVEIDNEIRRIVRESYDKARQILSNHRDGLVAVAEALLERETIDGGEVRRMIFGESAPAGNETSAGTPENTATVEV, from the coding sequence GTGAATCCGATTTTCAAGAACCTGGCACTTTGGTTGGTTATATCCCTGGTCATGATCACCCTGTTCAACCTGATGACCACCTCCAAAGATGAGCCCAAAGCGATATCCTACACGGCGTTTCTCGATGCCGTGGAAGACGGGACGGTAAAGGAAGTCGTTCTGGAAGGTCCGAATATCGAGGGCAAGGACCAGGAAGGCAATGCCTTCAGGACCTTTGCGCCCGACGACCCACGGTTGGTCCAAGTACTGCGCGACAAGGGGGTCACCATTCAGGCCAAACCCGAGGAGGATCGGGGTTTCTGGATGTCGCTGTTGTTTTACTGGGGGCCGATCATTTTGTTTATCGGGGTGTGGATTTTCTTCATCCGGCAGATGCAGTCCAGTGGCGGCAAGGCCATGAGTTTCGGCAAAAGCCGGGCACGTCTGCTTACCGAAAGCGGGAACCAGGTGACCTTCAAGGATGTGGCCGGCATCGACGAAGCCAAGGATGAGCTGCAGGAAATCGTGGCGTTTCTCAAGGATCCCAAGAAATTTTCACGCCTCGGCGGGCGCATTCCCAAAGGGGTTTTGCTGGTGGGGCCCCCCGGTACCGGCAAGACGCTTCTGGGGCGGGCCATTGCCGGGGAGGCGGGGGTGCCCTTTTTTTCCATTTCCGGCTCCGACTTTGTGGAAATGTTCGTCGGGGTTGGCGCCAGTCGGGTGCGCGACCTGTTTCTGCAGGGTAAGAAAAACGCTCCCTGCATCATCTTCATCGACGAGATCGATGCGGTGGGCCGGCATCGTGGCGCCGGCCTGGGCGGCGGGCATGACGAGCGGGAACAGACCCTCAATCAACTGCTGGTGGAAATGGACGGCTTCGAGTCCAACGAGGGCGTTATCCTGATCGCCGCCACCAACCGACCCGACGTGCTGGATCCTGCTCTGCTGCGGCCCGGGCGTTTCGACCGCCAGGTGGTGGTGCCGCGTCCGGACATCAAGGGCCGCGCCATGATTCTCGATGTTCATGCGCGCAAGGTGCCCCTTGGCTCCGATGTCAACCTCGATGTGGTCGCCAAAAGCACGCCCGGTTTTTCGGGCGCCGATCTGGCCAATCTGATCAACGAAGCCGCGTTGCTGGCTGCCCGCCAGAACAAGGACAAGGTCGATATGCAGGATCTGGAAGCGGCCAAGGACAAGGTTCTCATGGGTGCAGAGCGCCGTTCGCTGGTGATTACCGAAAAGGAAAAGCGCGTTACCGCCTATCACGAGGCGGGTCATGCCATCGTGCCGTTGTTTCTGCCGGAGGCCGACCCGGTGCACAAGGTGTCCATCATTCCCCGCGGTCGGGCCCTGGGGGTGACCATGTTTCTTCCCGAGGAGGAAAAATACAACCAGTCCCGCATCGGGCTGGAAACCGCTATTTGCGGCCTGCTTGCAGGTCGTGTCGCTGAAGAACTGATGTTTGACGAGGTGACCAGCGGCGCCAGCAACGACATCGAACGGGCTACCCATATTGCCCGCAAGATGGTATGTGAGTGGGGAATGAGCGCCAAGATCGGTCCGCTGGCTTTCGGAGAGAAGGAAGGCGAGGTATTCCTGGGACGGGATCTGGGGCATGCCCGCAATTACAGCGAGGCGACGGCTGTCGAAATCGACAACGAAATCCGCCGCATCGTTCGGGAAAGTTACGACAAGGCGCGACAGATTCTGTCCAATCACCGCGATGGGCTGGTCGCGGTGGCCGAAGCATTGCTGGAGCGCGAAACCATTGACGGTGGAGAGGTACGTCGCATGATTTTCGGTGAGTCGGCGCCCGCCGGCAACGAAACCTCTGCCGGCACACCGGAGAATACGGCGACGGTTGAGGTGTGA
- the folP gene encoding dihydropteroate synthase, whose amino-acid sequence MASHRFPDKPADLPEEGGPFDVFPVPTILRGRRCRLDLERPLIMGILNITPDSFYSGSRATSIDDALGRARRMLDEGADLIDVGGESTRPGAALISEQEELDRIVPVVEILSRELPCPLSVDTNKSVVARAAVAAGADFINDISGFAFDPAMADTVAACGAGAFLMHTRGKPEAMQADTAYGDLFADIVNYLRKAVARAEAAGIPRCRLAIDPGIGFGKDLAGNLEILHRLRELLVLGLPVLLGTSRKGCIGQVVGQSDPAERLYGTLATVALGVASGVQIFRVHDVRPAREAALMAWAVVHRRRP is encoded by the coding sequence ATGGCTTCCCACCGGTTTCCAGACAAGCCTGCGGACTTGCCGGAGGAAGGGGGGCCGTTCGACGTTTTTCCGGTGCCGACAATCCTGCGGGGACGCCGCTGCCGACTGGATCTGGAACGTCCCCTGATCATGGGAATCCTCAACATAACCCCCGATTCCTTTTACTCCGGTAGCCGCGCGACGTCGATTGACGATGCCCTTGGCCGGGCTCGGCGCATGCTGGACGAAGGGGCGGACCTGATCGATGTTGGCGGAGAAAGCACCCGGCCGGGGGCGGCGCTGATCAGCGAGCAGGAGGAACTCGACAGGATCGTGCCGGTCGTCGAGATCCTGTCCCGGGAGTTGCCGTGCCCTTTGTCTGTCGACACCAATAAAAGCGTCGTGGCTCGCGCCGCGGTTGCCGCCGGTGCCGATTTCATCAACGACATCAGTGGCTTTGCCTTTGATCCGGCGATGGCCGATACGGTTGCGGCTTGCGGGGCCGGGGCTTTTCTGATGCATACCCGGGGCAAACCCGAGGCGATGCAGGCCGATACCGCCTACGGGGATCTTTTTGCCGATATCGTCAATTACCTGCGCAAAGCGGTGGCTCGTGCCGAAGCCGCGGGTATCCCCCGCTGTCGACTCGCGATCGATCCGGGTATAGGTTTTGGCAAGGATCTGGCCGGCAATCTCGAGATTCTGCATCGTTTGAGAGAGCTTCTCGTCCTGGGTCTGCCGGTGCTGCTTGGCACCTCGCGCAAAGGATGCATCGGCCAGGTCGTGGGACAGTCCGATCCTGCGGAACGTCTCTACGGTACCCTGGCCACGGTGGCGCTGGGCGTGGCGAGCGGCGTACAGATTTTTCGGGTACATGATGTGCGGCCCGCCAGGGAGGCGGCTCTGATGGCCTGGGCTGTGGTGCACCGGCGCCGTCCTTGA